A genomic segment from Callithrix jacchus isolate 240 chromosome 8, calJac240_pri, whole genome shotgun sequence encodes:
- the ANG gene encoding angiogenin precursor, with translation MVMGLHLLLLVFILGLGLTPPTLAQNDIRYIRFLEEHYDPKTRNGNDRYCEKMMRLRNMISPCKGTNTFIHGNKESIKAICGTENGESYNGNKRISKSAFQVTICKHRGGSPRPPCQYRATAGFRNVVVACENGLPVHLDESIFRP, from the coding sequence ATGGTGATGGGCCTGCACCTTTTGTTGTTGGTCTTCATTCTGGGTCTGGGTCTGACCCCACCAACTCTGGCTCAAAATGACATCAGGTACATCAGGTTCCTGGAAGAGCACTATGATCCTAAAACAAGGAATGGGAATGACAGATACTGTGAAAAAATGATGAGGTTAAGGAACATGATCTCACCCTGCAAAGGAACCAACACCTTTATTCATGGCAACAAGGAGAGCATCAAGGCCATCTGTGGAACTGAGAATGGAGAGTCTtacaatggaaacaaaagaataagCAAGTCTGCTTTCCAGGTCACCATTTGCAAGCATAGAGGAGGGTCCCCCCGGCCTCCATGCCAGTACCGAGCCACAGCGGGGTTCAGAAATGTTGTTGTTGCCTGTGAAAATGGCTTACCTGTCCACTTAGATGAGTCCATTTTCCGTCCGTAA
- the RNASE4 gene encoding ribonuclease 4 precursor: MALQRTHSLLLLLLLTLVGLGLVQPSYGQDRMYQRFLRQHVHPEEIGGNDGYCNLMMQRRKMTSNHCKRFNTFIHEDIWNIHSICSTANIQCKNGKMNCHEGVVKVTDCRETGSSRVPNCRYRATASTRRVVIACEGNPGVPVHFDS, from the coding sequence ATGGCTCTGCAGAGGACCCATTCATTGCTTCTGCTTTTGCTGCTGACCCTAGTGGGGCTAGGGCTGGTCCAGCCCTCCTATGGCCAGGATCGCATGTACCAGCGATTCCTGCGGCAACACGTGCACCCTGAGGAGATAGGTGGCAATGATGGCTACTGCAACTTGATGATGCAAAGACGGAAGATGACTTCGAATCATTGCAAGCGCTTCAACACTTTCATCCATGAAGATATCTGGAACATTCATAGTATCTGCAGCACCGCCAATATCCAATGCAAGAATGGCAAGATGAACTGCCATGAGGGTGTAGTGAAGGTCACAGATTGCAGGGAGACAGGAAGTTCCAGGGTACCCAACTGCAGATATCGAGCCACGGCCAGCACTAGACGTGTTGTCATTGCCTGTGAGGGTAACCCAGGGGTGCCTGTGCATTTTGACAGTTAG